The region CCCCTATTTGGAGTGGCTGTTTTATGGTCTATTCATCGAGATGAGTTAGCGATTAAGGAGGCTGAGGCACATTGGGTAGATAGTCAGCGGCGTTTTGCTGAAATCGAGCTTCAATTTAGATTAATTAAGTCTAATTTTTTTAAGATGTCTGCTGTCCAATTTGTGTATTATTGCGCGGATTTGTTAAGAGCACTTGGATATCAACGGGTAGAGTTAGTGAGTGAGGAGAATGTTTTGCAAGTAATCGATCCTTCAGGGCGGAGTATGTTAGTTTATTGTTTACATGGAAGTGAAGGAATTGAATATGATGAAACGGCGATTCAAACATTAAAGGAGAAGATGGCACGTTCTCACCTAGAGACGGGACTTTTTATGACTTGTGCGAATTTGACAGAGGTGGCCACTGAGATTGCGACACAACATAACATTAAATGCTATAATGGGACAGCGATTAGCAAGCTTGTCTGGCTAGTCATTGAAGAATCAAAAGAAAAGGCACAGTCGATATGATTGTGCCTTTTAGCCTTTAAATTGATGTTGATCTCGATATTTTTTTGGCGTCAGTCCGACGAATTGTTTAAAGACTTTTGTAAAATGACTTTGGTCATTGAAGTGCAACAGGACACTGATATCGAGTAAGGAGTGTTTAGAAACCATGAGTAGTCGCTTTGCTTCTTCTACTTTTTCCCGTAAAATAAATTCACCGATTGTCTCATTCATTTCCTTTTTAAATAAACGAGCTAAGTAACTTTTATTGAAGTGTAGTTCAGTCGCTACTTTTTCAAGTGAAACATTGTCATATAAATTTTTATGAATGAAAAAGATGGCATCAAGTACTGGTCGTGAGAAGGTTAAAGTATTAATTTGTTGAACACGCATCGTAAAATCGAGTAAGCTGGTTAGTTGAAGTTTTGCAAGTTCTTGCATATCAGAGGTGTTTTCAATTTTATCTAAATAAAAGACAGTCAGTTTATGAGCGACATCTGGGATTAAACCTGCTCTAATGGAAGCACGAGCACCTAAAATAATGAGAGTCATATAAAGAACTTTAGAAGAATGAAGGGGATCTTCTAGTAATTGGTTTAATAAAGGTTGTTGTCTACTTAGTTTTTCAACGGCGTTAATAAGTTGTTCAGGATCTCCATATTCAATGGCATTGATAATATGAGTTTCATAAGCTAGGGGAAAGAACGTTATGTTATCTTCCGCGATTTGTCGTAGTGTTGTAAAATCAGATTTTAATTTTTCTTCAATCGAATCAACGAGTGGTTGTTTGAAAAAATTATCTTTTAAGACTTCATTGAAATCAATGTGTTTTCGATAAAGTAAATAGTATAGCAGGCAACCTTGATGAATGACTTGTGTAAAAGAAGTCAGATGATAATTGAGAGGACCTATTAAGAAAGTCCCAATCAGAAGTTCTTCTTCATAATACGTTAAGCAAAGAAAGTGTCCATCGTTTTTCAGTGTTTTAAGTTTAGGAAGAGGTGCTCCTTCTTCAAAGTAAGGATCAGCAAATGAATCTGTTAAATGTAGCAGTAATGAACCTTCTGATTTCAGGATAATGTTTAATGAAGGATCGATAAAATAAATGGGAGCGTTTAAGCTTCCGGATAAAAGATTGATAAGGTTTTGAATATGTTTGTTGTTCATGATGATTACCTCTTAAGGTCAATATTTTTACAAAAAAATCAATATAATACAAAAATATAATATTGATTCATGATAATATGATTCAGGCTCAAAATCAAGGAATTTAAGTCAGTTTTTAGATGTATAGGAGGAGAGACATCATGATACGAGATAATATATTAGAAACTGAAAAGATTTCAAAGCTTTTTATTAAGTTTTCGATTCCAGCGATTCTTTCGTTAACAATTGCGGGGATTCAAACAATGGTCGATGGAGTTTTCCTTGGAAACTTTGTTGGAACAAATGCAATGGCAAGTGTGAATATTGCCGCTCCATTTATGCAACTTATGATTGGAATGAATTTAATTATTGGAGTTGGAGGAGCAAGTTATATTGGACGAAGTCTTGGCGAGGGGGAAGTGAAACGTGCCCAAGATATTTTTAAGTCCGCGTGCTTATTTATGCTAGGATTATCATTGGTCATTGCAGTTTTTGGGTTTACATGTAGTCAACAAATCGCGACGTTTTTAGGAGCGAATGATGTGCTATTAGCAGATTCGGCAATGTATATTAAGATACTAGCTTTATTTGCACCATCTATTGGACTATCATTTATTTTAGGAATTTTTGTCCGTTGTATTGGAATGCCAAATGTGTATTTAGTTAGCTCGATTGTCAGTCTGATTGCCAATATTATCTTTAACTATGTTTTAATCAAAGTTTTAAATTTAGGAATCATTGGTGCTCCGATTGCAACGGGACTATCATTTACGGCATCCTTCTTGATTGTAGCTATTCCATTCTTCAAGAAATCATCAATTTTAAATTTTACAAAAGGAAAATTTAATGCGAAATTAACGGGGGCCCTTTTATATAATGGTTCGTCGGAGGGGGTCTCATCGTTGGCAACAGCTATTTCGACATTTGTTTTTAATACAGCTTTTATGCGTATTGCAGGGGAAGCGGGGGTATCTGCTTTTACAGCCATCGGGTACCTATCTTTATTCGCTTCTTTGATTGTGTGCGGTATTTCTGCTGGAATTGGACCGGTTATTTCTTATAATTATGGGGCAGGATTACAAGAGCGTGTCCGTCAACTGTTAAAATTATGTTGTCAGGTTGCCTTAGTAATGGGAAGTTTATTATTTATTTTAATTTTCTTTTTTGGAAAATATATGGTGTTATTATTTGTAAAGGATAATCAGATTGTATTAGAGTTAGCGACTCATGGAGCTAAAATTTATGCCTTTACATTCTTCTTAAATGGAATTAATATTTTATTCTCAGGATATTTTACCTCAATTGGAGATGCCCTATCTTCAATTATTGTGGCAATCTGTCGTGGAATGATTTTTATTTTAACGGGAATTATGATTTTCCCAAGGTTCTTTGGAATTAGTGGAATTTGGATGACGGTTCCATGTGCTGAATTATTAACTATTTTAGTGGTTATTTTCTTAATGAAAAAATCAAAAGCAAAACATGAAGCAGTGGCCAAGCAAGAATTAATATTAGAATAAAAAAAGAGCCTTCGAGGCTCTTTTTTTATTTTGTTTCACGATATTGTTTAGGACTTTTACCATAAATTTTTCGAAAGACTTTTGAGAAAGCAAAGGGATCAGGATAACCAACAGATTTAGCAATCTCATTAATGGGTTGATTGCTGTTCATTAATTGATGACTTGCCTTTTCCATTCTAAAGTTCATTAAAAATTCTTGAGGTGAAATATTGAGTTTTTGTTTGAAGATAGAGGTTAAATAACT is a window of Turicibacter sanguinis DNA encoding:
- a CDS encoding restriction endonuclease — protein: MVNNSSAERVQKQMVLIMAGCFLWITYFIFQDFFKGIYHYFAVIPSWWLLVIGPLFGVAVLWSIHRDELAIKEAEAHWVDSQRRFAEIELQFRLIKSNFFKMSAVQFVYYCADLLRALGYQRVELVSEENVLQVIDPSGRSMLVYCLHGSEGIEYDETAIQTLKEKMARSHLETGLFMTCANLTEVATEIATQHNIKCYNGTAISKLVWLVIEESKEKAQSI
- a CDS encoding helix-turn-helix domain-containing protein, with the translated sequence MNNKHIQNLINLLSGSLNAPIYFIDPSLNIILKSEGSLLLHLTDSFADPYFEEGAPLPKLKTLKNDGHFLCLTYYEEELLIGTFLIGPLNYHLTSFTQVIHQGCLLYYLLYRKHIDFNEVLKDNFFKQPLVDSIEEKLKSDFTTLRQIAEDNITFFPLAYETHIINAIEYGDPEQLINAVEKLSRQQPLLNQLLEDPLHSSKVLYMTLIILGARASIRAGLIPDVAHKLTVFYLDKIENTSDMQELAKLQLTSLLDFTMRVQQINTLTFSRPVLDAIFFIHKNLYDNVSLEKVATELHFNKSYLARLFKKEMNETIGEFILREKVEEAKRLLMVSKHSLLDISVLLHFNDQSHFTKVFKQFVGLTPKKYRDQHQFKG
- a CDS encoding MATE family efflux transporter; translation: MIRDNILETEKISKLFIKFSIPAILSLTIAGIQTMVDGVFLGNFVGTNAMASVNIAAPFMQLMIGMNLIIGVGGASYIGRSLGEGEVKRAQDIFKSACLFMLGLSLVIAVFGFTCSQQIATFLGANDVLLADSAMYIKILALFAPSIGLSFILGIFVRCIGMPNVYLVSSIVSLIANIIFNYVLIKVLNLGIIGAPIATGLSFTASFLIVAIPFFKKSSILNFTKGKFNAKLTGALLYNGSSEGVSSLATAISTFVFNTAFMRIAGEAGVSAFTAIGYLSLFASLIVCGISAGIGPVISYNYGAGLQERVRQLLKLCCQVALVMGSLLFILIFFFGKYMVLLFVKDNQIVLELATHGAKIYAFTFFLNGINILFSGYFTSIGDALSSIIVAICRGMIFILTGIMIFPRFFGISGIWMTVPCAELLTILVVIFLMKKSKAKHEAVAKQELILE